A genomic region of Salinibacter pepae contains the following coding sequences:
- a CDS encoding type II toxin-antitoxin system VapC family toxin, translating to MTVLLDTNVLIDAAVVSRSYHGTAVRLIAAAERDTIDGLVAPTSIATCWYVAHEREDTDPRPLFDLLADVMRFAPMGRSPLRTALQNPGTDDFEDSYLAAAGTSASASAIATRNESDFVSTTLTPYHPLDLVEMLGK from the coding sequence ATGACAGTCCTACTTGACACGAATGTGCTCATCGATGCCGCCGTTGTGTCCCGTTCCTATCACGGCACGGCTGTCCGGCTGATTGCTGCGGCCGAGCGCGACACCATCGATGGTCTCGTCGCACCCACATCAATCGCGACCTGCTGGTACGTGGCCCATGAGCGGGAAGACACCGATCCGCGCCCACTCTTCGACCTTCTGGCAGACGTGATGCGATTCGCTCCCATGGGACGCTCACCCCTACGAACGGCGCTTCAGAATCCTGGGACCGATGACTTTGAAGACAGTTACCTTGCTGCTGCTGGGACATCAGCCAGCGCTTCTGCAATTGCAACTCGAAACGAGTCGGATTTTGTATCGACGACCCTCACGCCCTATCATCCCCTCGACCTCGTGGAGATGCTGGGCAAGTAG